The Tepidisphaeraceae bacterium sequence GATCGCCATCACGCGCGCCGTCCTTCGGCACCGTGGCGGTCACGCTGACGACGGCGACGTTGCTGACTTCCCGCAGCTCGGCCAGCTCGGCGGGGTTGGCGAACTTGGTCAGCATCGCCTGCAGCGGCCGGATGGCGGGCAGAAAGTCGCCACCGTCGCCGGTGCCCTTCAGGCCGTAGACCAAGCCGATGCCGACGAGTTGATTCGTGCGTTGCCCGCCAATGCGGGTGATGTCGGCGACCTTCACCGCCAGCGACGTGGCGGGCGCGATCGCGAGGACTGCGAGAATGATGAGGGTCTGTTTGAACATGAAGGGCTCCGCCCTTTCGCGTAGGGGCAGGCCTCCGTGCCTGCCCTCTTCGTCTCGTCAGGAAAATGCGGGCAGGCACGGAGGCCTGCCCCTACGTAATGTCGTCAAAACGGATTCGCACGGTCCAATAATTTCGTGAGCCAGCCGCGTTTCGTGTTGTCGCGTACGGCTCCCTTGTGCAGTTTCGTCATTTGCACGTCGCCCAGCTGCGTGCTCAGGATCGTGTTGTCGGCCGTGATGTCCTCGGCACGGCAGACGCCGGCGATGATGATGCTCTGTTCCTCATCGTCGATCTTGATCTGCTTGCGCGCCTGCAGCACCACCGTGTCGTTCGGCTTCACGTCGAGCACTTCCGCGGTGATGCGCAGCGTGACGACGTCCTTGCGGTCGACCGAACCGTCACCGGTCATCTCCCGGCTGGCGCTGAAGTTGACGCCGGGCGTCGCGCCGGTCGGCATCGCCTTGATGCGCAGGTTGCCGGGGTCGAGCTCGACGAACTCGCTGAGCTTGGCGGTGACGCTGGCTTCCTTCTTCAGGTCGGTCTTGCCTTCGGTTGTGTAGTTGCTCTCCTCGCGCACGATGATCGTCACGAGGTCGTGCTTCTTCAGCGTGCGGGGCTCGGGGGGCGTCACGCTGAACAGGCTCACCCCTGCCGCCTGCGGTGCGCCGTTGGCCTGGCCAGCGCGCATCAGCGATCCGCCACCCATGCGCAACTGCTG is a genomic window containing:
- a CDS encoding flagellar basal body L-ring protein FlgH, yielding MKRALLLTIALSTPVVAQVPSSPGPSTVARLQPPPTPAQQLRMGGGSLMRAGQANGAPQAAGVSLFSVTPPEPRTLKKHDLVTIIVREESNYTTEGKTDLKKEASVTAKLSEFVELDPGNLRIKAMPTGATPGVNFSASREMTGDGSVDRKDVVTLRITAEVLDVKPNDTVVLQARKQIKIDDEEQSIIIAGVCRAEDITADNTILSTQLGDVQMTKLHKGAVRDNTKRGWLTKLLDRANPF